A window of Streptomyces sp. Je 1-332 genomic DNA:
CATACCCGCGGTGAGCGTGAGCGGCCTGGGGCTGGACGAGCCCCGGGCAGCGTGGCAGCAGGCCGCAGGGATCGCCGTCCTGGGGCTGGCCGCAGCCACCTGGCGCAGGCGGCCCCCGGCAGCCTTCGCAGCGGCCGCAGCCCTGGGTCTCACCGCGGCACCCTCCCTCTTCACCCTCTCGTACGGCCCCGCCCTGGCCGCATTCGCCCTGCTCATGGGGCGCAGAGCCCACCGCGTGAGGCCCGCCCTCCTCACCTTCGGCGCCACCGCCCTGATCGGCACCGCCAAGATCGCCGTACGCGACGTCGACCCCGTAGTGGAGTGGCTCGTCCTGACGGGCACCCTCCTCTTCGGCGCCGTCTTCCCCTGGCTCGCGGGCCGCTACCTCCGCCAGGGCCGCGAACTCGCCGCCGCGGGGTGGACCCGCGCCGCCCAACTGGAGCGCGAGCAGCGCATCGTCGCCGACCGGGCCCGGCTGCGCGAACGGGCCAGGATCGCCCAGGACATGCACGACTCCCTCGGCCACGAGCTGAGCCTCATCGCGGTGCGGGCCGGCGCCCTCCAAGTGGCCGCCGATCTGCCGGAACGGCACCGCGGCGCCGTGACCGACCTGCGCGTCGCCGCGTCGGACGCCACGGACCGGCTGCACGAGATCATCGGACTGCTCAGGGAGGAGGGGGACGAGGCCGCACCCCTCGCCCCGGCGGGCGAAAGCGTGCGCGCCCTCGTGGAGCGGGCCGCCGACTCGGGGCTGCCGGTCCGGTACATCGCGGGGGGTGAGGGCCCGCGTACGAAATTGACCGGGCCCGAAGCGGAACCCGAAGCGGAACCCGAAGCAGAACCCGAAGCGGAACCCGAAGCAGAACCCGAAGCGGAAGGGGAGAACGGCCGCACCGCCTACCGCATCGTCCAGGAAGCCCTGACCAACGCCGCCAGACACGCCCCCGGCGCACCCATCACCGTGGAGGTGAGGGAAGCGGCAGTCGTCGTGACCAACGGGCCCGCCCAGCAGCCGGGTTCGGGGCCCGGCGCAGGCTCCGGCCTCGTAGGCCTGCGGACCAGGGTCGAAGACCTCGGCGGCACCCTCGAAGCGGAGCCGCACGGCGACGGCTTCCGGGTCCTCGCACGGCTTCCCGCGGACGGCGCCACCCCGGACCCGCCCCCGCGGCACCCCGCACCCGGCCCCGCGTACGCGCGCCGGCGGACCCTGCTGGCCTTCGGCGCCGCTCTGGCCACCGGGGCCCTGCTCGTCGGCGGCGCCTTCGCCTGGTACGCGTACTCACGGTCGAACGCGGTCCTCGAACCGGCCGACTTCGCCCGCCTGAAGGAAGGCCAGGCGCAGGCCGACGCCGAACGGCTGCTGCCCGGCAGAGTCGCGTCCGACCCGCCCGCGGAGCGCGCACCGACCCCGCCACCCCCGGGCGCCGACTGCCGCTACTACCGCGCCAGCGGTGAACTCTTCGTCACCGTCCGCCACTTCAGGGTCTGCTTCAGGGACGGGGCCCTCGTGGAGAAGAGTGTCATCCCCACACCAGGGGCCCAGCGCGAGAAGGAGAGGGTGCGGTGATCCGCGTACTGCTGGCCGACGACGAGGCCATGATCCGCGCGGGCGTCCGCGCGATCCTCGGCGTGGGCGAGGACATCGAGGTCGTCGCCGAGGCGGGTGACGGGAGGCAAGCCGTGTCGCTCGCCCAGGCCCACCGGCCGGACGTCGCTCTGCTCGACATCCGCATGCCGGGCCTCGACGGCCTGGCGGCGGGCGAGGAGATCGTACGGACGCTGCCGGGCACCGCCGTCGCGATGCTGACGACGTTCTCCGAGGACGCGTACGTCGCGCGAGCGCTGAGCGGCGGAGCCACCGGCTTCCTCCTGAAGTCCGGTGATCCCCACGAACTCATCGCGGGCGTACGCGCGGTGGCGAGCGGCGCCGCCTTCCTCTCGCCCAAGGTGGCCCGTCACGTCATCGACGGCTACGGCGCGCAGCGAACGGTCCGCGGCGCCGACGCCCGCGCGAGGACCGCGGCCCTCACCCCGCGCGAGCGCGAGGTGCTCGGGCTCGTCGGGGAGGGCCTCTCCAACCCGGAGATCGCAGCCCGGCTCCACCTGGTCGAAGGCACGGTCAAGGCGTACGTCAGCGCGGTTCTCGACCGGCTCGGGGTCAAGAACCGCGTCCAGGCGGCGATCGTCGCCTACGAGGCGGGACTTGTGCGGCTCTGAGACTCAGCGGCGATGTGCCGCGGGCCGCCGGTGCGATGTCGAGTGCTCCGGCGTCGGGCTTCCCGGCCCCGCGAACCACCTGACGACGCCCGTCGATGACCCGCGCATCGCCTCGACCACCCGCCCGACGGGGCGCGTCGCCCCACGTACGAGGAGGAAGGCGAGCGCGGCGCCGAGGAGCAGGCCCACCGCCACGTCATGCGGGTAGTGCACGCCCACGAACACCCGTGAGAACGCCATGAGTACGGCCATCGGCAGCGTCAGGGCCGCGATCCGCGGCCAGGCGAGCGCGAGGCCGACGGCGGCGGCGCCCGCGATCGTCGAGTGGTTGCTGGGGAAGGACCAGTCGCCGTACGCCGGGCACTCCACGATGGAGGTGACCGCGCCGGCGACGGCTCGGCAGGGGCGCTCCTCGTCGACCGCGGACTTGAGCGTCTCGCTGCAGACGTAGGCAACCGCCGTGACCAGGGGCGCGAGAACAGCTATCGCGAGGGCGCGCGGGTCGCCGCGCCGTGCCCGCCACCAGGCGACGATGAAGAGCACGCCGAAGAGCAGCAGTCCGAGTTCCGTCCACACCTCGGCGAGATGCTGGAACCAGGTAGGGGTGTCGTGGGCGAAGTCGGTGACATCGCGATAGAGATCGTCGTCCATGGTGTCCATGATTACGGACGGTACGGAGTGGGTCCGAATCGTCACATCCGGCGATCGTCCCGTCACACCCCCTGACGAAAGACAGGGGTGCGGAAAGCGGAACCAATCGTTCCGTGATGATGATCGGCAAACTTTGTGACTCTGGGCGGCGGGTGGGGCAGGACAAGGCGCGGATGTCTCGTAAGGTTTGGGCCGTGGGATCTCTGCGCAATCCTGTCGGGCCGCTTCCCTCCACCATCTACTGGCGTCGGAGGGCCGTTCTGCTGTCCTTGATCGGGCTGATGGCGCTCCTGGTGGTGTGGGTGCTCACCATGGGCGGTGGGGGCAAGAACGACGGTGCCGACGGCCCTTCGGGCTCCGGCCCCGCCACGTCGATCACTCCCGGGCCTTCCAGTTCCGGGCCCGCCATCAGTGAAAACCCGGGCGGGCGCGACGAGTCGGGCGACGGTGACGACGGCGACTCCGGTTCCGGAGGCTCCGGCGGCGGCTCCGGTGATTCCGAGGGGTCCGACGGCTCGGGCGACTCCGGTGGCGGTGACGGCAGCGGCTCGGACGACGGCGCCAAGGGCGGCGGCGGGTCGGGCGGACAGCTGCCCGCCGGGTCGAGCCTGCCCAACTGCGTGAGCGGAGACGTGAAGTTGAAGCTGCGCAGCGTCCACAACCGGTACGAGATCGGCGAGAAGCCGAAGTTCGAACTCGTCGCCCAGAACAGTGCGGGCAAGGCCTGCAAGGTCGATCTCGGCGGCAAGAAGACGGTGCTGACGATCACTCAGGCCGACGGCGACAAGGAGATCTGGTCCTCCGCGGACTGCCCCGCCGGTGGCGGGAGCCTGTTGCTGCGGGTGCCGGGCGACGGGCGCGTCACGCACACCGTGGAGTGGGACCGCCGGGGGAGCGAGCCGAACTGCGCGACGCCTTCGGCGGGAAGCGCGTCCCCCGGTACGTATCTCGTCGAGGCCAAGTCACCCGGCCTCGGTTCGGTGAAGACGTCGTTCGTGCTTGAGGACAGCTGACCGCTGAGTGCCGGTGGGTGGGCGGGCAAGAAAACCCCACCCACTCAGCAGCACCCGCTAGACGTACCGCTCCAGAATCGAGGACTCGGCAAGCCGCGAGAGCCCCTCGCGCACACTCCGGGCCCGCGCTTCCCCGACCCCGTCGACCGTCTGCAAGTCATCGACGCTCGCAGCGAGAAGCTTCTGCAGCCCCCCGAAGTGCTCCACGAGCCGGTCGATGATCGCGCCGGGAAGACGCGGCACCTTGGCGAGCAGTCGGAAGCCCCGCGGCGAGACGGCGGAGTCCAGCGCTTCCGGGGAGCCGGTGTAACCCAACGCCCGTGCCACGGTGGGCAGTTCGAGCAGCTCCGCATGGCTCAGCGCGTCCAGCTCGAAGAGCGCCTCCTCGACCGTGCGGGAGCGCTTGGCCGTCGGCTCCGGGACGTAGTCCCTGACGACCAGTTCACGCTCGGGCTCGACGCCCGCGATCAACTCGTCCAGCTGGAGGGCGAGAAGCCGGCCGTCCGTGCCCAGCTCCACCACGTACTCGGCGATTTCCGTGGCGATGCGGCGCACCATCTCCAGGCGCTGGGCGACCGCCGTGACATCGCGGACCGTCACCAAGTCCTCGATCTCCAGGGCGGAGAGCGTGCCCGCCACCTCGTCGAGGCGCAGTTTGTACCGCTCCAGGGTCGCGAGGGCCTGGTTCGCGCGGGACAGGATCGCCGCCGAGTCCTCGAGGACCTTGCGCTGTCCGTCCACGTAGAGCGCGATGAGGCGCATCGACTGGGAGACGGAGACGATGGGGAAGCCCACCTGCTTGGACACGCGGTCCGCGGTGCGGTGCCGGGTGCCCGTCTCCTCCGTGGGGATCGTCGGGTCGGGGACGAGCTGCACGCCCGCGCGCAGAATCTTGGTGATGTCCTTGTCGACGACGATGCCGCCGTCGAGCTTGCACAGCTCGCGCAACCGCGTCGCCGTGAACTCGACATCCAGGATGAATCCGCCCGTACACATCGATTCGACGGTCTTGTCCCAGCCGAGGACGATGAGCCCTCCGGTGTTGCCGCGGAGGATGCGCTCCAGTCCGTCGCGCAGGCCGGTGCCGGGCGCGACCGCGCTCAGAGAGGCGCGCATCAGCCCTTCGGCACCGGAGCTTCCGCCGGGCTTGCCGGGAGCTGACGCCCGGTCGTTGGCTGCCACTGCACTCCTCGGGTCGCGGGTTTGTCCAAGCCCCGGTCCGTACGACTGCTTCGTACGGATGGGCGAGACCAGGGCAAAGTCTACCGGCGCTCTTCGTCCTCCCGTGGGGCCTCTCTGCGACGCGATCTCGGAAGGACACGCAGCGCGTCCCCCATGTCGGCGACTTCGGTGACCTTCATACCGGGCGGGACCTTGCCGGGGTCGGCCGGGACGAGGGCGTGCGTGAAGCCGAGACGGTGTGCTTCGGCCAGCCTGCGCTGGACTCCCGTGACCCGTCTGACCTCGCCCGCGAGGCCCACTTCGCCGATCGCGACGAGATTTTTCGGCAGCGGGGTGTCGCTCGCCGCGCTGGCCAGGGCGAGGGCGATCGCCAGGTCCGCGGCCGGCTCGGAGAGCTTCACGCCGCCGACCGTCGCGCTGTAGATGTCGCGCTTGCCGAGCGCGGTGATGCGGCCCCGCTGCTCGAGGACCGCCAGCATCATCGAGACGCGGGAGGTTTCGAGCCCGGACGTCGTACGCCGCGGGGAGGGGATCTGGGAGTCGACGGTGAGCGCCTGGACCTCGGCCACCAGGGGGCGGCGGCCTTCGAGCGTGACCGTCAGACAGGTGCCGGGGACGGGCTCCGTGCGGCGGGTGAGGAAGAGACCGCTGGGGTCGGTGAGGCCGGTGATGCCCTCGTCGTGCAGTTCGAAGCAGCCGACCTCGTCCGTCGTCCCGTACCGGTTCTTGACGCCGCGGACGAGGCGCAGGCGCGCGTGCCGGTCGCCCTCGAAGGACAGGACGACGTCCACGAGGTGCTCAAGGAGGCGGGGGCCCGCGATGGCGCCGTCCTTGGTGACATGGCCGACCAGGAGCGTGGCCATGCCGCGCTCCTTGGAGGCGCGGATCAGCGCGCCCGCCACCTCACGGACCTGCGCCACGCCGCCCGGCGCCCCGTCGATCTCCGGGGAGGCGATCGTCTGGACCGAGTCGAGGATCAGGAGGGACGGCTTCACCGCGTCCAAGTGGCCCAGAACGGCGGCGAGATCGGTCTCCGCCGCCAGATAGAGGTGGTCGTGGATCGCCTTGATGCGGTCGGCGCGCAGCCGGACCTGGCTCGCGGACTCCTCGCCGGTGACATAGAGCGTGCGGTGTTCCTCGCTCGCCGACTTCGCGGCGACGTCCAGGAGCAGCGTCGACTTGCCGACGCCCGGCTCGCCCGCGAGCAGCGCCACGGCGCCGGGGACGAGGCCGCCGCCGAGGACGCGGTCGAACTCGGCGACTCCGGTGGTGCGAGCGGTGGCCTGGCGGCCGTCGACCTCGCCGATGGGCAGGGCGGAGGAGGTGACGCGGCCAGGGGCGGTGGTGCGGACGGCGGGCGCGCCGTACTCCTCGACCGTCCCCCAGGCCTGGCACTCGGGGCAGCGGCCGAGCCACTTGGCCGTCTGCCAGCCGCACTCGGTGCAGCGATAGGACGGCCGGTCTTTGCCGGACTTCGTACGGGTGGCCATGAACCGAACCGTAGCGGGCGGCACTGACAGCGGCGCACGCGATCCGGATCGCTCCGGGCGTGCGTCACGTAATCATGGGTTCCTGTCCCCTTTTGAGGGATCTGTTCACCCGTAAGGATTAAATGTGCTCAAGGGGGAAGAGGGACCCGGCATCATCCGCCTAACTTCGCACGGGTGATGAGCAGCAGCCCGGAAACCCCCACCCAAGCAACCGGCGCACACCGGGCGCATCGTGACGCGCGCCAGCGCGTGGTGCCCCGCTCGGTGCCGCAGGCGCCCCCCGCACGCTATGAGCCCTGCCTGGACGGCCTGTTCACGTACTGCCTGTCCGTGCTCTGCGATCACGAAGCCGCGACCGCCGCCCTGGGCGACGTCCTCGCCATCGCCGAGCGCCGCGGCTCCCGCGGCCCCGAGACCGAGGCCGAACTGAAGTCCTGGCTCTACGCACTCGCCCGCTGGGTCTGCCTGCGCGCCCTCGCCGACGCCAAGCGCACACGGCAGGGCGGCGGCGCACACGCCTCCGGAGCGGCTCCCCGCGCCCCGAAGGCGGACGATTCGGACACGCTGCCGGACGAGGCGGAGCGGCGGCGGCGCCGCGAACTCGCCCAGCTGGCCTGGCCGGAGGCCGCGGGCACGACGCCCGAACAGCGCGAGGCCCTGGAGCTCGCCGTACGCCACCAGCTCACCCCCAAGGAAGTCGCCGCGGTCATCGGCATGGACCTCGTGAAGACCCGCGACCTCCTCGCCTCCGCCGCCTGCGAGGTGGAGCGCACCCGGGCCGCGCTCGCCGTCGTGGAGACCGGCACCTGCCCGATCGTCGCCCGCCTCACCGGCGACAACCAGCTCCTCCTCGGCACGGCCCTGCGCCGCGAACTCGTCCGGCACGTCGACGACTGCCCGCGCTGCCGCCGCACCGCCGAGCGCGCGGGGTCGGGTGCCTGGCCCGGCACGGCGGCATCCCCGGCCGCGCTCCCCGTCATCGAGGCCCCGCGGGCCGCCGTGCACGTGGCGATGGCGCACGTCCCGCGCGCGCGGGCCGGCGGCCCCCGCTTCGACCGGCACGGATTCCCGATGGACCCCAAGGACCACGCGGCCCGCCGCGACCGCATGCGCGCGCGTGCCGTCACGACGACGGTCGTCGCCACCGTGGTGGCCGCGCCCGTGCTCGCGCTCTGGGCCGCGTATCGAGGGGCGCCGCTCACCGGCGAGGGCCAGGACGGCCGCTCGGTCAGCGCGAGCGAGGCAGAGGCCGACGGGCTGAACGGCGACCGCAGGCGCGAGGACTACGAGAACGCGGGCAACGCCCACACGCCGCCCGACCCCCGCTTCACCGCGGGCAGCCGCTCACCGGACGTCTCCGTGGAGGTCATCAGCGCCGGATCGTCCCCCGCACGCTCGGGAACCGGCGCCGGCCGCCTCACCGTCGCGGCGCAGCCGAGCGGTGGCACGACGCTGATCACGCTCTCCGCGTCAGGGGGCGAGCCGGTCCACTGGTCGGCGAGCACCGGGGCCTCCTGGCTCTACCTGAGCCAGTCGTCCGGGACGCTCGCGCCGGGGGAGACGTTCACGATCCGGGTGTACGTCGACCACGAGCGGGAGCCGGCGGGCCACTGGAGCGCCCGGGTCTCCGTCGCGCCCGCGGGGGCGATCATCTCGATCGGCGGTTACGGCAACGGTTCGGGCCGCCCGACGCATCCGGGCCCCCGCCCTACCCCGATCCCCCCCAAGCCGAAACCGACCCCGACGACCCCGGACCCGACGACACCCACGCCGTCCGACCCGGACCCCACGCCGAGTACCCCGGACCCGACACCGACCCCGTCCGACCCTGGCAACTCGACACCGCCGCCGAGCGACAGCGGCGACCCGAGCCCGAGCGAGAGCTGAAGATTCAGCCCGTCCGGCGTTTGAGGACGAACTCGGCGAAGCCGGTGATGGCGGCACGCCAGGCCTCGGGCCGGCAGATGTCAGCGAGAGGGATCCGCCGGATGCGGCGCGAGCAACGGCAGCTGCGAAGCAAGTCGCTCCTCGCACAGCTCCGCGAGCCGGTCGTAGCCCTCCTTGCCCATGAGCTCCGTCAGCTCGGGGCGGTAGGAGACGTACACCGGGTCACCGGCGCCGTGCGCCGACGTCGCCGACGTGCACCACCAGTGCAGGTCGTGGCCGCCGGGGCCCCAGCCCCGCCGGTCGTACTCCCCGATGGACACCTGGAGGATGCGGGTGTCATCGGGCCGGTCGATCCACTCGTACGTCCGGCGGACCGGCAACTGCCAGCAGACGTCCGGCTTCGTCTCAAGGGGTTCACGCCCCTCCTTCAGCGCCAGGATGTGCAGCGAGCACCCCATGCCCCCGGCGAAACCGGGGCGGTTCTGGAAGATGCACGAGCCGTTGTACGGCCGGGTCTGGCGCTCGCCGTCGTCGTCCGTCGACACCCAGCCGCTCTCCGTGCCGATGTCGTGGTGCTGCCAGATGTCCGGTGTGAGCCGCGCCACGGACTCGGCGACCCGCTTCTCGTCGTCCTCGTCCGAGAAGTGCGCGCCCAGCGTGCAGCAGCCGTCGTCCGCCCGGCCCGCCTGGATGCCCTGGCAGCCACTGCCGAAGATGCAGCTCCACCGAGAGGTCAGCCATGTCAGATCGCAGCGGAAGACCTGCTCGTCGTCCGCGGGATCGGGGAACTCCACCCAGGCGCGGGCGAAGTCGAGCCCCTTCTCGTCCGGCGGCGACGTCAGCACCTTCTCCGGCTTCCCCGACTTCTTCTTCGAATTCGTTTTGTCGGTCTTCGCCTTTTTCGTCTTTGGCACATCTCCAGGGTATGCGCGCTGTACCCGGTCCGAGGACCAGCGGGCGCCGGACGCGCAGTAGCGTTCCGTATATGAGACTCGGTGTCCTCGACGTTGGTTCGAACACGGTGCACCTGCTGGTGGTGGACGCCCACCCCGGCGCGCGCCCGCTGCCCGCGTACTCGCACAAGGCGGACCTGCGCCTGGCCCAACTCCTCGACGAGGCCGGGGCGATCGGCCCCGAAGGCGTCGACCGCCTCGTCGGCACCGTCCGCGACGCGATGGAGGCCGCGGAGGACAAGGGCGTGGAGGATCTGCTGCCGTTCGCGACCTCCGCCGTACGCGAGGCGAGCAACGCCGATCAGGTCCTCGCCCGCGTCCGGGAGGAGACCGGCGTCGACCTCCAGGTCCTCACCGGCGCCGAGGAAGCCCGCCTCACCTTCCTCGCTGCCCGCCGCTGGTTCGGCTGGTCGGCGGGAAAGCTCCTGGTCATCGACATCGGCGGGGGCTCGCTCGAAATCGCGTACGGAATCGACGAGGAACCGGACGCGGCCGTCAGCCTGCCGCTCGGCGCGGGCCGTCTGACCTCCGCCTGGTTCCGCCACGACCCGCCGGACCCCGCCGACGTGAAGGCGCTGCGGCGGCACGCGCGCGCCCAGATCGCGCGCACGGTCGGGGAGTTCACCCGCTTCGGCGCCCCGGACCACGTCGTGGCGACGTCGAAGACGTTCAAGCAGCTGGCCAGGCTCGCGGGCGCCGCACGCTCCGCCGACGGCCTCTACGTCCAGCGCGAGCTGAAGCGCAAGTCCCTGGAGGACTGGGTCCCGCAGCTGGCCGCGATGACGACGGCCGAGCGCTCCGAGCTGCCCGGAGTCTCCGAGGGACGGGCCGGACAGCTGCTCGCCGGGGCGCTCGTCGCCGAGGGCGCGATGGACCTCTTCGGGGTCGAGACGCTGGAGATCTGCCCGTGGGCGCTGCGCGAGGGCGTGATCCTGCGCAGGCTCGACCACCTGCCGTCGACCGGGGCGTAGACGTACGTCACACACGGCCCGGGTGCGCGGGAGAGTGTGCGGGAGACCACCCGGACCACCTCCCCCGCGTGCGGGCGAGGCCCGTACGCTGTCCCTCGTGGCAGAACCAGTGGTGCGCATCCCGGATGCGAAGGTCGCCCTGTCGACGGCCTCGGTCTATCCGGAGTCGACGGCGACGGCCTTCGAGATCGCCGCGCGCCTCGGCTACGACGGTGTCGAGGTCATGGTCTGGACGGATCCCGTCAGTCAGGACATCGAAGCCCTGCGCAGACTCAGCGACTACCACCGGATCCCGATCCTCGCCGTGCACGCGCCATGTCTCCTGATCACACAGCGCGTGTGGTCCACGGACCCCTGGGTCAAGCTCCAGCGCGCGCAGTCGGCGGCCGAGAAGCTGGGCGCGTCGACCGTCGTCGTGCACCCGCCCTTCCGCTGGCAGCGTGGGTACGCGAACGCCTTCGTCGACGGAATCTGGCGGATGGCGGACGAGACGGACGTCCGATTCGCCGTCGAGAACATGTACCCCTGGCGCTACCGCGACCGCGAAATGCTCGCCTACGCCCCCGACTGGGACGTCACCAAGGACGACTACCGCCACTTCACGGTCGACCTCAGCCACACCGCGACCGCCCGCACGGACGCGATGCAGATGATCGACCGCATGGGCGACCGCCTCGGACACGTCCACCTCGCCGACGGCAAGGGCTCCGCCAAGGACGAGCACCTGGTGCCGGGCCGCGGCACGCAGCCGTGCGCCGAACTCCTGGAGCGCCTCGCGACGAGCGGGTACGACGGGCACGTCGTCATCGAGGTCAACACCCGCCGCGCGATGTCCAGCGCCGAGCGGGAGGCCGACCTCGCCGAGGCCCTCGCCTTCACGCGGCTGCATCTGGCGTCCGCGGTGCAGGTGCCCCGCTCGTGACGGCTCCCGCAGCGGACGGCGGCGCGGCCCCGCGCCGCAGGGGGCGTCCCTCCCGTACGCAGTCGGCGAAGGGCCCCGCGACGCGGGACCGCATCCTGGAGGCCGCCCGCACCGAGTTCTCCGCACGGGGGTACGAGAAGACGTCCGTGCGGGGGATCGCCAAGGCCGCCGGGGTGGACCCGGCGCTCGTGCACCACTACTTCGGTACGAAGGAGCAGGTCTTCGCCTCGGCGATCGAGGAGGCCTTCGCGCCCGCGCTCGAAGCGCCCGCCGCGATCGAGGAGGGCCCGCTCGACGGCGTCGGAGAGCGCCTGACCCGGTTCATCTTCGGCGTCTGGGAGAACCCCGCGACCCGCGTACCGCTCCTCGCGATCGTGCGCTCGGCCGTGAACAACGACACGGCGGCGGCCGTCTTCCGCCGCCTCATCGCGACGCAGCTGCTGGGCAGGATGGCGACCCGCATCGGCGGACCGGACGCGGAGCTGCGGGCGGAACTGGCGGCCGCGCAGCTGGTGGGCACGGCGATGCTGCGGTACGTGATCCAGGTCGAGCCGCTCGCGTCGGCGGACCCGGAGGCGATCATCGCGCGGATCGCGCCGGTGGTGCAGGGGCACCTGACGGGCCCCTGAGCACGCTTCCGCACGGGCCCGCTCACCGAGACAACCGTCCCGCTATTCGGACAGCCTGTCCAGATCGTGGAGTGGCGGCGTAGGCTCGAGAACAGTCGATTCTTATGTCTCTCCAGATCTCTGAAGGAGCGAGCGACGATGCCCGAGCTCAGGTCCCGCACAGTCACCCACGGCCGCAACATGGCGGGCGCACGCGCCCTTATGCGTGCCTCCGGTGTACCCGGCGCGGACATCGGGCGTAAGCCGATCATCGCCGTCGCCAACTCCTTCACCGAGTTCGTGCCGGGCCACACCCACCTGCAGCCGGTCGGCCGGATCGTCTCCGAGGCGATCGTCGCCGCGGGCGCCATCCCCCGCGAGTTCAACACCATCGCGGTCGACGACGGCATCGCGATGGGCCACGGCGGCATGCTGTACTCCCTGCCCTCCCGCGACCTGATCGCGGACTCGGTGGAGTACATGGTGGAGGCGCACTGCGCGGACGCGCTGATCTGCATCTCCAACTGCGACAAGATCACCCCCGGCATGCTGAACGCGGCCCTGCGCCTCAACATCCCGACGGTCTTCGTCTCCGGCGGCCCGATGGAGGCCGGCAAGGCCACCCTGGTCGACGGCACGGTCCGAAAACTCGACCTGGTCAACGCGATCAGCGACGCGGTCGACGAGAGCGTCTCGGACGAGGACATCCTCCGTATCGAGGAGAACGCCTGCCCGACCTGCGGCAGCTGTTCCGGCATGTTCACCGCCAACTCCATGAACTGCCTGACCGAGGCCATCGGCCTCTCTCTGCCGGGCAACGGCTCGATGCTCGCCACGCACACCGGCCGCAAGGCGCTGTACGAGCGCGCGGGCGCGACGGTCGTCGAGATCGCCAAGCGGTACTACGACGAGGACGACGAGTCGGTCCTGCCGCGCAACATCGCCACGCGCGCGGCCTTCGACAACGCCATGGCCCTGGACATCTCCATGGGCGGCTCCACGAACACGATCCTGCACCTGCTGGCCGCCGCGCAGGAGGCCGAGCTCGACTACGGCCTCGCCGACATGGACGAGGTCTCGCGCCGCGTGCCCTGTCTGGCCAAGGTCGCCCCGAACGTGGCGCCCGGCGGCACGTACTACATGGAGGACGTGCACCGCGCCGGCGGCATCCCCGCGCTCCTCGGCGAGCTGTACCGCGCGGGCCTCCTGAACGAGGACGTGCACACGGTCCACTCCAAGTCCATCAAGGAGTGGCTGGGCACCTGGGACGTCCGTGGCGGTTCGCCGTCGGACGAGGCGGTCGACCTCTGGTACGCGGCTCCGGGCTGCGAGCGCTCGGCCACGGCCTTCTCCCAGTCGAAGCGCTGGGACACCCTGGACACGGACGCCGCGGGCGGCTGCATCAGGGACGCGGCCCACGCGTACTCGAAGGACGGCGGCCTCGCGGTCCTCAAGGGCAACCTCGCCGTGGACGGCTGCGTCGTGAAGACGGCGGGCGTCGACGAGTCGATCTGGACGTTCGAGGGCCCGGCCGTGGTCTGCGAGTCGCAGGAAGAAGCGGTCGACAAGATCCTCAAGAAGCAGGTGAAGCCGGGCGACGTGGTGGTCATCCGCTACGAGGGCCCCAAGGGCGGCCCCGGCATGCAGGAGATGCTCTACCCCACCTCGTTCCTGAAGGGCCGAGGCCTCGGCAAGGCGTGCGCCCTGGTCACGGACGGCCGCTTCTCCGGCGGCACATCGGGCCTTTCGATCGGCCACGCGTCGCCCGAGGCGGCGTCCGGCGGCACGATCGCCCTGGTCGAGGACGGCGACCGCATCCGCATCGACATCCCGAACCGCGGCATCGAACTCCTGGTGGACGAGGCCGAGCTGACCCGCCGCCGGGAGGCCCTCGGCGGCATC
This region includes:
- the ilvD gene encoding dihydroxy-acid dehydratase, with protein sequence MPELRSRTVTHGRNMAGARALMRASGVPGADIGRKPIIAVANSFTEFVPGHTHLQPVGRIVSEAIVAAGAIPREFNTIAVDDGIAMGHGGMLYSLPSRDLIADSVEYMVEAHCADALICISNCDKITPGMLNAALRLNIPTVFVSGGPMEAGKATLVDGTVRKLDLVNAISDAVDESVSDEDILRIEENACPTCGSCSGMFTANSMNCLTEAIGLSLPGNGSMLATHTGRKALYERAGATVVEIAKRYYDEDDESVLPRNIATRAAFDNAMALDISMGGSTNTILHLLAAAQEAELDYGLADMDEVSRRVPCLAKVAPNVAPGGTYYMEDVHRAGGIPALLGELYRAGLLNEDVHTVHSKSIKEWLGTWDVRGGSPSDEAVDLWYAAPGCERSATAFSQSKRWDTLDTDAAGGCIRDAAHAYSKDGGLAVLKGNLAVDGCVVKTAGVDESIWTFEGPAVVCESQEEAVDKILKKQVKPGDVVVIRYEGPKGGPGMQEMLYPTSFLKGRGLGKACALVTDGRFSGGTSGLSIGHASPEAASGGTIALVEDGDRIRIDIPNRGIELLVDEAELTRRREALGGIYAPKSRERKVSAALRAYAAMATSADRGAVRDVSKLG
- a CDS encoding sugar phosphate isomerase/epimerase; protein product: MAEPVVRIPDAKVALSTASVYPESTATAFEIAARLGYDGVEVMVWTDPVSQDIEALRRLSDYHRIPILAVHAPCLLITQRVWSTDPWVKLQRAQSAAEKLGASTVVVHPPFRWQRGYANAFVDGIWRMADETDVRFAVENMYPWRYRDREMLAYAPDWDVTKDDYRHFTVDLSHTATARTDAMQMIDRMGDRLGHVHLADGKGSAKDEHLVPGRGTQPCAELLERLATSGYDGHVVIEVNTRRAMSSAEREADLAEALAFTRLHLASAVQVPRS
- a CDS encoding TetR family transcriptional regulator, with the translated sequence MTAPAADGGAAPRRRGRPSRTQSAKGPATRDRILEAARTEFSARGYEKTSVRGIAKAAGVDPALVHHYFGTKEQVFASAIEEAFAPALEAPAAIEEGPLDGVGERLTRFIFGVWENPATRVPLLAIVRSAVNNDTAAAVFRRLIATQLLGRMATRIGGPDAELRAELAAAQLVGTAMLRYVIQVEPLASADPEAIIARIAPVVQGHLTGP
- a CDS encoding Ppx/GppA phosphatase family protein, whose translation is MRLGVLDVGSNTVHLLVVDAHPGARPLPAYSHKADLRLAQLLDEAGAIGPEGVDRLVGTVRDAMEAAEDKGVEDLLPFATSAVREASNADQVLARVREETGVDLQVLTGAEEARLTFLAARRWFGWSAGKLLVIDIGGGSLEIAYGIDEEPDAAVSLPLGAGRLTSAWFRHDPPDPADVKALRRHARAQIARTVGEFTRFGAPDHVVATSKTFKQLARLAGAARSADGLYVQRELKRKSLEDWVPQLAAMTTAERSELPGVSEGRAGQLLAGALVAEGAMDLFGVETLEICPWALREGVILRRLDHLPSTGA